The sequence ccagccaggtaggaagagccgtctcattacaggtctgagggtcatcttgaatatccatttaggtccctttccaacgtcagactctccttgtggaattccttttggtgtccatcctccattgatcctgattggtgtagtcctagtttgaagtcactgatctgaacacaccacttgcatccttttacacttgagttgggtactctccttcctgcccagtgttttggatatcgctccggagcgtcgctcagggctcttcatgtctactggaggcccttaagtaaacgtgtggccgtccaacaggtatgatttagttgaccattccaatatcccaagcccATCACGcagacccccgtatgaacattatcactgtcaaagcaaggcggacacacacacagaccccatgccaggtgtgagtgggaaacacacacacagaaccctaGCGATACTCAAAAAtcttccatctcatgtcaaacccaaacacacacacaccaccactgagccataaaaggccaaacaatcatgcagggtaaaaacctcatgccaaataacattccatcaccccccccccagctctcctgccagggcacccataacagaacaaccaatgtctccagagacgtaaattatgtacaacattcttcagtggcgtcccacattggtgatggattatgcttggcgtctccaaaatgtgtccgaggttgattcaacgtctctgaagtcatgtctttgtagtcgagtggtttcctgaatgcaaacggtgcagctttagtcagcctgaggacaggaaggaggtcatctgttcagaagaccacccagtggaggggggtggctcttgaggagcaggatccatctgGGGATGGCCCCAGAttaagaccttcttggaaatgaaactgttcctgaggagtcacgatgcctggaggggactgttgaatgtgttccatggttccgtgtcagactgaagttgtgtttcagtcgttgagatgaggagccccctcatctccccctggtgtttctccttctgaacccctgtctccatctttaagaacattccagtccatgtaactgacgtcacgacagtttctcaaacactcggtttcccttgagggggcgtgtctacagacctgtagacttcagacatctctgtatcccagtatgcacctctgctcactcagacctcACCCTCATTAGTAAAGCAAGACTCACGTGaagaagatgcagagctcaggagagtagaatgaaagaagactgaagatatcagaacccaaccTATTACTCtagcttacaacaataacttggagcctgtaaccattttaacaaatcattaaaaccaacataaaccaaacacctaagtaacccatgaaccaataaaacatccttaatactcaggtaacaggttaactcaccaggaagtcAAAAtacaatgtgcccaagagtaatgagaaatgaatgacttacagtttgcagttatgcttcatggttaagttgggatactcacagaactgcagttaaatatccatgatagacctttgaaggaaggaacagtttactcatggtccaaatttcaaatgagacttaaccaccacaatccccggtttccttcacacattatcagtgatttatattcaacatacaagtcCAATAGTTGTGCTTTGCCACACAAtactcacatcaggttcagatgagatgctcttctttacttcaaaaagtctttaaccGGTTCCCTTTTAAGTGAAACGCACCAGATGCTTCTCAGCTGCCTCTCGCTCCTGGTCTTCTGCCGAATGtcagtcctcctgctccttttaaaatggctcctctgcctccggccaggtgtcccccaatctcgctgattggggagagagTGATGCTCTTCGTCGCCACtcagtgggtggcggcggtatacgCCGTCAATCACCCCACCTCAGACccgcccgggccgaggtttaagtggcgggatgccacaacacgcacacaccataggtatacaccatatagatacgcacacaccatagttacacaccatatagatacacaccataaagataaacacaccaaatagacacacaccaaagattAACTTATCATAGATACAATCTAGataccacccccacacacacacacacacacacgcacacgcacacacgcacgcacgcacgcacgcacacacacacacacacacacacacacacacacacacacacacacaaacacacacacacacacacacacacacacacacatacacacacaaaagatacaCTTAGGGCTTAACCCAgagtgaaaatgaaaatgctgcGCGCCAAATTTATGTgtatgctttattgtgcatgcaaactttttcataatgctttatctaaataaacgaaatatgcggtttattatagctttgaatagctacctgactgctatgCTATCCCaaaatgtctaaagttccattcaagttattgcaaatgaatacaagtgaggcagaccttacacacacacacacacacacacacacacacacacacacacacacacacacacacacacacacacacacacacacacacacacacacacacacacacacacacacacacacacacacacacacacgcgcacagatctgactggggataggataggttaatacacttgaggtggtaaacaggttgttgtttattctcttgccagaaggactatgtaTATCTAGACTAGGTActtataaatgtttatgaatattttatttttatttttctcccaaagatcatattcggggctaattaaataacatccGAGGCTTTATCCCTGAATAAAACAGCATAGGGACGCCACTGCCTTAAGCTAACATATTTATCCACcatagcagacactttaaataaTAGTTAGAATTACATGCAACttatttcaaatttcaaatagtatacatacaattatatataaAGGAAAATATACGAAAATGAAATGGCTGAAGTGCAAAATTATGATGTAGTCGAGTACAAACAGTCTACTCTCATTGCAGTCTTTGGAAGTTAATTCTGACTGATATACTGTTATCTTCCACAGCATGACTTAACACATCtcaggaagtggtggtgctCCACTTTGTTGGAGAATCTCCATACTGAAGGGAGATTCTGAAGCAGATTTCCTGTGAATTCCAATATTAACACAACCTTAACAATGACCTACaaaaactatttgtgtgtgtgtgtgtgtgtgtttgtgttcagtcaTTGCAGACGGTTTGCTTATTTcacggaggagggcagagagatggCAAGAGGAACCTATCTTCGCTATCCCTAGGAAGCGCAAAGTGTCCGAAATGAAGGAGACGTaatatttgtcttttctttattttttataggtttgtttgaagagaagagcagaaaataaaattcataataatggataccaattccaagaaacatattatttgaatcgaaatgaaatcatatattggttattaagcacacaatatacaccgcAAGAAATTAAAAAGGCAGACGTTTTTTGCAAAGCAAACAATTTCTGTTCCCTCTTTCTTCATTTGTCACGTGAAGTCGTTCCCCATTTTGTTCTACTTTCCCCATCAATGCcagtacgttttttttttattatatcaatattaatttaaacaaaaagaaataaatataaagagaaaagtcgactctctctagctttcaattcaatcctgttatttgttagttttaatccgactgtacattactttgaaaggatgaacctcagttttgtgatttagacctcacttgacctcactcccagaggtccacggtgtaatgttttttttcaccactgggatgctgacggcgttaccCGCCTACACAGACCTTACTCGATCTGGTTCCTGGCCCCTGAGAGTCTAAGCAGTGTCTCCAATTCAATACAATGACTGTATAGGGGGTTAGACTCCCAGTGGAAACGTTCTGGGTTCAATAGCCTTCGtgtaggcatccttgatcaGGATGCCAAACCCAAACCTGTACCTTAAAGACCTGTGTCTGAATACACTGGAGgccgctttggatgaaagcgaaTGCTCAATGACATACGTGAGTAATTAATTTGAGCACCTTGCACATGTTTCAGCGATCAAAGCAACGCTTGGAAGAATCTTTTGGGGGAAATGAGcgacaggtaggcctactattgTATATTTGTTGTTGAAGTATTTGAATGTCTACATCagcaaagaaagaaataataaaatacaccaTGTTTCTATGATACCTTGGATCCAGTTAGATTTTATCAGAAAACATGATCTGttcatgtgttttaataaattataaaaaataaaataaacattttaggCTTCATGAGATTGCAGAGTGCTTTGGAAAAACCTTCAGACATCTataattttttaataaaatgtctTCCTTAGACGCAATCAGGCATTTCTTACGTCTCCATGGTCAATTGACTGCTTATTGGCAGATTTTGATATGAACACAGGACATTGTACAGGAtatatgaacacatgaaatgGGACAGAAATCTGGTGCCAAAAATCCTGAGGTGAAATCAACACATCATGACACAAGAAACAGACATTCACACGGTGTAGTAAAGTGTAAAATAATATCTGCAGGCTGATTTGATGgtgagttttatttttgttgtttatgcGATTGGTATCAATATAGTCAACATAAAGATCCATTTCGCAAATTAATTAAGAATTTACTGTTTTATCTTCTCcttaaatgtacacacatattcccTGTGGATGCTATGCTACGTTGCATGTTAGGGCACTTAGCATGCTAGCTAGCAGAGAGATTCGGACACAGAGCCTCTGATGCTCAGCCTACCCTGGGGAAGTAACGGATGAAAATATCCAAGTTCTCCGTATTTCTGTCCAACAGGAAATAAAAGGGAGGGAATGATGAGTTCTCAGGTGGCTCTGACCTTTAAGTTTGAGGTCAGCTGACATTTTCAGAAACAAAAACTCTTGTAGTTTCATACACACAGATCGGTGTGTCTGAAACAATGACAGATGTTCTTCCAATCAGGAAGAGCAGCTGACCTTTAACCTCCGCCCCCACAGCGGAGGCCGCGCTGCATAGCCTGTCTCCTCTGCAGCGTCTTGCACTATGAAGGGCTTCCCCAGAACATCATGTAACAGCACCACCTGGTGGTCAGAAGTGGAAAATACACTACATAGAATCATGTCATGCAAGATGGTAAAAACGGATACAATCTtgatacaaaaaaacacatgaaaacataAGAATGTATCATCTTAAAGTAGTCATTCAtgcctattttttttaacaatattgATGAATTCAAATCACAGACCGAACTGTATGGTCAAGAAGCTTCTGAAGCGTTTTACAAACCTCTGAAAAGTCGTTGGTCTCTGCCTTCCTGGTGGCCGACTCAGCCATCCAGTTCCTCAGGACGTACCTGGGGTTCACACCTGTGGATACATTCACAGCACTTTAGAAGGGTTGACCTTGAATCTTGGCGACTCAAAACTTTGATAGGAAGACATATGTCTTTAATAGTCGAGAAGCCGAAACTGTTGCCGGTTGACAGTGGGACATTCCAGGGAGTGATACAAAAACTCGGCGTCTAGAAGGAAAAGCCTAGAAGTTATGCAATGTTTTCTTTGTGGGGCTGGCTTAATGATTAGGTCTTCTGTATGCAATCTGCTGTGTTATgtttaaacaacacaaaattATTGAGCACTATTGAGCCGCAAAAATGTGTATCTCAAGTTAATCCATGATCAGTGGATGATGGGTCTAGCCTGATCAATCAGATTAGACGCTGAGAAATCATACTCGCGGATACTACCCGAGTTTACTCTCTTCTTTAAGCGTCTTTAAAATGGAATTCGGGGGGAGTACTTGTATTTAACTGTTTTGGTAAAGAAAATCAATAGTAAAATgttacaatataaataaaataataacagtccttcaaccaatcagaccaaCGATCGCAACAATCGCTTCCCTGtcatcattgtgttaaaccagccaatagcgcgccagggggaaaaaccagcttggtgattggctctaGTAAAAGCGGATTGGAAacggaaagaaatgtattgccctCCAGCCCCTGCTGCCGAGCGAATTCAAATCACTgcagaacgggctgggggtacccagtccAACACCGTAGCCTATCTCAACAATAACCGcatttcatatatttatttttatttcaatatttatacttaaaaatatattgtaataaaataaaaattataaaataaaaattgaagCGGACTCAATTTGTGGTGCtcagtgttgattctgtggcgctgcgccacacattggtctatgtatgggaaacactgcagaTTCTTGAAAAATAAACCATATGTTGGGCTGAAATCGGGTGATTTGATGAACTTACTCTTCATCCGGTGCCGTCGATCCTCGTCATCATCGCCTTCCTGTCTGGAAAGACAGACCAAAAGGTCAAATCACAGAAAGTACAATCGAGACCAGCTAAACAATACGTTTGAGGAAGAGATGCAATGTTGAGAAGAGACATGACGTTGTCTTGCTCACCTGGCCAGCCTGAGCAGGTACAACCTCGACCAATCAGAGAACAGCTGGTGGGACGAGAGGTCATGAAGAGCCCACGtcacctacagagagagaggaggcatcaAAATCCCTGCTTGCACAGTAAATGCAATTTGGCAACtttaacaaaaataatgcaACATTTTGACTTGCGTTGTATGTTAGTAAAGTCTGGTGAGTCAGACAGACTGGGAGAGAAACAGGTAAGCGTGAGAACGTGATTGAGGACCTGAGTGAAGCCACCGCGGTGAAGCTGCTGCACTGACGCCTCGCTGAGCTGTCTGAAGGTCATGGTGAAGTCTGACCCCGTGTCCTCCATCATCTACCTCGCAGCCAATCCGaggacatatacacacaagcagccaatcagagggtagatatacacacagccaatcagagagcagatatacacacaagcagccaaacagagaagagagagactaaTGATACAATTAATATTAtacttaagcaatagatcacgccaggctgtggtatgtgctcatcaTACCACTGTTATGGgccgttgtccggccccgacgcgcagcggagggccggcgacccccttcacagtggtataatgagcacatgccactgactgaagtgatctattgcttttatacaacggttactgttatggcgaaacgaaagtcatagacacactacatttaaaaagaaaccaagaaagtcaaagtagccgttttattaaagactaccaaaaagtagtccctcctggctgccttcaaaatgcacgacggtcgctatgcaacacactttagcgtccctccgagagaacggttgtaacggtttccacttcaaggcgcggagtgatactttcacaaaatgatcgggcgtcatagcagttatgtatacgctcattatacaacagttaggaaccaatcagatcgctggatttaggccccccgttgtataattacACATAACCAATGGTggttatgcatacacacacacacacacacacacacacacacacacacacacacacacacacacacacacacacacacacacacacacacacacacacacacacacacacacacacacaatagtgtGTCATGTCTGGTTACTTGAGTCTTACTTCTCAGAGGGTTGCTATCCCCAGGATGTGGGACAGCACAACTCTAGAGAACTACATTCATGTGTGGCTCAGTGAATGATAATTcaatttctctccctctctccacaataaaaaaaaatattgaaaataccTGAAGTAAACAACCAGAAGAGCAGGAGCATGAGTGCTTTATGATATTGTTGGGAAGAAATCAGATACATTTTAACAAATTACCAAGTCATTTCCAGCATTGAATTTTGATCAAGTTGGTTgagtataaaaaatataaataaaaagcagGGCTCATTTTTATCTGATTTTTATCTTTCAATAATAATTTGTTCTATGGATCGTTATTTGCTTGATTACTAAAAATTGCATGAAAGATCCCTTATCTTACTAAACAGACATCTTTTCACAGTGATGGTGGGACCTGAGTAGAACGAATTGTATTGctcttaatcacagttacagtctcaaagggcttcacaggcccacaTTGTAGGATTCTAAATACTGGCTAAACGTATTGAAAACTCATATCAAAACATATACTTAATGTAGAAGTGTGTGTTACGACAAGCCCTACCTCAGGAGAACGTGACAATAGATGGAGTCAACCCATTAAAAGTAGTAATTTATTAAAGAAACGTTGAAATCAAAAAATATCAGAATGAGggatgaaaaacatttttttgttaaTGTAAGCATTACGTAAGGTCAAAGATCCAATGAGATTGGATACCGAAATTTTCACGTTGAtctattaatatatatacaattgaTTAATGTAGCGCAATAATGGTGATGAAAATCACAGGATCACCATACTCAAATATATATACCATTAATAAGATGCAAAGATCCCATATTTATGATAGAGAAGTGGAAAACAGAAGAAAACAGCCTTAGGATGTTCAGCAAACAATCAGCCATCCTATTGTCCTGTTTCAACTGGATGAATCAGACACTATATTCAGTAACACTATTTAAATGCTGCTGCCCTTACTGGTTCACACTCTGGGGTGTTTATTTGACGGCGCTTACAGCTCTGAGGTTCCTCCCATCTCCGTCTGGTCCTCGTCCCTGAAAGAAAACAGAGGAGATATGAACTTCTGTCTCCCTGTAAAGCAGATCCATTAAGTTACAAAACATAGAGTCTATGTTGTCCACAGAGTAAAGGGCCTCATCTGTGTGATCTGATTGGACACAGGAGCAAGCCAATCAGTGAGTTACTTACTGGTtgtctgaggaggaggtgtggatGATGGCACAGTGATGGCCATCCTGCTCTTCTATTGGTTCTCTCTGTGCTGCATGAGCCAAGCGATTGGTCAGAGCTGGGACATTTTCAtacacaggaacaggaagtagcTGATGGAGAATGAGGACAGAAGAGAACATTTAACACAACACTTTACACTTCCTGAACACAGTAATGAAGCTCATGTGTTTCTGGTTCATTAAGAGCCGTTTGGTGGTTCCTATTGGTCCCACCATGCATTTTAGCAAAAATCACATTGTCAAGTCGTGACTCTTAAATCAGAGATGAATTCCACTGAAATCTATTAGTGGAAAAGCACAGAAGACCTGACAATGTTGCTGAAGCACCATGGTAATGTGGCACAGCAAGTAACCAGGAGCTGTTCTATTATTAATATCATACATATGGTTTAGCTTCAGCTGGTTCACATGATGCCCCTGGAGGAGACTGGCATGTTTAAACTCCTGGGATCCTATGTGTGTTCTTTGAAAGGCATTTAAGATGTATCTGATTACATTGTTCTGAATAACTTTCACAATTTTTTTTAGTTTCTGTGATGAACCAGTGTACCAGGGCCCTccttcccgaaagcatcgttagcctaagttgatcgtgaagtgcgtcgtacgagcatcgtttAGTTTTCACACcttttcccgaaagcatcgttggtaacgaatgACGTGAAAACGCTCATAGCCAGCGAGGACTCCAGGGTTACTCttaggatgctaagagcatcgttagcctactatagcctcagtggcttcaccagcggacattctgtgtattggatgcgttttattaaaacacatccaataccacggaatgcccagctggcgcgatttcgcaaccaaaaacagtggttaccgtcGATATATTACTCCTAGATTACTGATGTAAACATCAAAGctagagacatgttagaagtcaacaacaacataatttagtgcagcaatttaaaattccaaaaatacatgcgcagccaAAAATCTATTaatcaaacgccacgtcacaaggcatataataaaatcaaatgattccattgctcttgtgtcgGAGGTCGCTTGGAGCTGCACTTGCTTTCTCCCTCAGATTTTAgttcaaccatcgtggttaaaatatcctcatattgatcaatgacagaagacataggctactgtagacatcatgctgagaccagcgggtgtcggagaatttctgcaggcgttttttgttgcaattgtttgcattaagcactgtaggcgcttcggtgaggctggaGTTGATTATTTATTGGACCGTGTCTAGACActaacgaacatccctgaccatagttaattGCGTTTGTAGTCTatactcagacgtgaactcattattgcatgcgggtgtcttcattcataaaaaaattaaaacattcgggagtatgcaagaatacaaattattctaaagaggtctagcagggcagggctcgaaaaactccaggcaatgatttccagacccaccgagtggcattggacagtaagtacgtcaatcaaacggtcgtactgcacccccccttccccccgcacgtgaccccttcgtgcacgtactcaaagctcgtgacccagagcaagcttctgtttgttgttatcctgcggtagctactggagctagctaactagctaatggctcgctctcgcgcatctgtgttcgcgctcgtgcatgattgcgcgtccatgtacttggaatgggtggagtcagaatcagcgttgaaggagagggggtaggaccatttgagttgtgtattttcaaaatctgctgttgtttcgcaaatcccatacacAATTGACAttcttactgtccaatgccactcggtgggtctgtaaatcattggctggagtttttcgagccctgcccgttccacagatgattgacttgtttaattttcatttcagtacttctaactcagtggctgtaagtgggttatgataaggatttcaagtaattttgcaaaaatggccaaaaaagagaatcccatacccaacctttaacgaGGAGTTTCAGAAAACGCTCCATAGAAATCAGgatggttcgcaagatccatcgtgagaatgatcgtacgagcgaagatccatcgttatcgggaaacgaggcccaggCTTGGCATGCACAATCATTATGGCACTGAATAAAGGCTATAAGCAACAGTTCTCTAACTCTTAATTAAATTATTTAGAGTGGCAACAGAAGAATGCTAACCAGGTCACCAGATAATCATTTGTTGATTGTCGCTCCAAGATAAGGGACGTAGATCTAACAGGACCATTCCAGTGTAATCTTCTCTGATGCTTTCCATCTTTATATCATAATAAACAAGTTGAGTGAGACAAGTGTCTGCGTAATGTGTCTTCTTGAACCAGACTGTAGACAGATAGTCCGTGCTTCCTGTGCTGACTTGCTGTCCTGCTCAAAACTCCCATAGATAGGGGGACCATTATTTCCAGAGCTAAAAGCCAACTCTGAGACAAAGGCAAAGCCCCAGTAGTGAAGTGTTGAAGTGATGAGATGGAATACGATCAGTGTTTAAATGGACGTTAATCTATTTTATCATTGTTTAAATAGATCATCCTGAAGTTAATTTGCTTTGGGGTTCACAAAAATGTTCATTACCtgcattttttaaaaagcaCGCTTGGTTTTAGCTTGCCTGATTTCTAAGGTTCTTTACGGATCGTTAATCATGCACGTTTTTAAATTTCTAAAATATCACCAGTAATCCATGTAGCTGTCTTCTGTTTTTAATCATTTTGTATCAAAGCAGTTCAAGAACTAaccaaaaaatatttgaaaataacCCATGCTATATCTACATCGTCACAATTTAGTTCACCTGACCAATCCTGCTCCCTTCATGTGCGAATAAATCACACTTTTGAGGAACGCTTCAGAAAACACATGATGCACATATAGGATTTGACGTACGAAAGAAAATAGCTTAGCTTGTGATCTCTAAAGCCAATGTTTAAAACACCTGACATTTACCCAAAACAATCATAAAATCTATAAATTATGCTCTATTCCATTGGTTCTCAAACTGTGTTACGCGTACAACTAGTGGAACGCATGCGCTATTCAGTGGTACGCAAAGGAATTCATTCTGTGTGTCTTAGTAAAGGATGGGTTAGTAATAAAAGGCCTcctgtgtctcacctcctccacggtatctggccttcctccctgtccacaTGCTTTACTGGAGGCCCTCTTTCTTCTGGAGAGGAGAACAGAAAGATGAAAAAGCAACAGCAGaagtgaaggaatggaaaaCAAGAAAGAGTGAATATCTCACCTCATCCAGAGGAAAACGAGGAGGAGTACGGTGGCCACTGAGACAACAATGCCTCTCACAGCTActtttgttgttgatgatgatgtctTCCATGCAACATCAGTCGATTTCAAACACTGAATACAAACTACAACATAAATAGGCCAATGTTtaactgtgtgcctgtgttgaaggtgtgtgtgtgtgtgtgtgtgtgtgtgtgtgtgtgtgtgtgtgtgtgtgtgtgtgtgtgtgtgtgtgtgtgtatgtgtgtgtgtgtgtgtgtgtgtgtgtgtgtgtgtgtgtgtgtgtgtgtgtgtgtgtgtgtgtgtgtgttttcaaaattaCTAATTACCTTTAATTAACAGAAAGGTGGAATTAAGAAATCCGATTGCATTATGTGCTTGGCAGTAATAGTTTCCTCCAAGCTCAGATGTGATATTAGGGATGGTGTAGTTCTGTCCTGATGCTTTCACTGAGTCTTCCTGTTCCTTGAACCAGGTGTAATTAACAACTGTGTTGGCATCACttctgcagctcagagtcactgaactgccctcctctatttcaccagagggactcacggtcaccaagggggtctttggagcgtcTGTTATGAACACAAAATCATCAGTGTTCTTCCTGAAGTTTTGAAGCCATGTTTAGTATTAAGTAAGGTGCCAGTATGTTacagaatatattttttatactaATAAAACACAACTACATATCTACTGCCAATCTGGAGACACTAATGTGGacaagattcaaatatttattttataacatcTGTAATATGATGTTAAATATATGTTGTACTCACATTTCACGGTTATATAGATCAACTCAGATTTTGTCCTTAGCTCAGTCTGAACTAGACAGTAGTATTTTCCCGAGTCTGAAGACAGGATGCTTCCAAAGATGTGCTGTGGTCCCTGGTTCATCTTTCTGGAGAAACGATCTGTATCAACCTTAAACCAGGTGTACttagctgctgggttggcatcactgctgcagctcagagtcactgaactgccctcctctat is a genomic window of Gadus chalcogrammus isolate NIFS_2021 chromosome 23, NIFS_Gcha_1.0, whole genome shotgun sequence containing:
- the LOC130376954 gene encoding protein adenylyltransferase SelO-like, with product MMEDTGSDFTMTFRQLSEASVQQLHRGGFTQVTWALHDLSSHQLFSDWSRLYLLRLARQEGDDDEDRRHRMKSVNPRYVLRNWMAESATRKAETNDFSEVVLLHDVLGKPFIVQDAAEETGYAARPPLWGRRLKKYGELGYFHPLLPQGRLSIRGSVSESLC